From the genome of Eulemur rufifrons isolate Redbay chromosome 11, OSU_ERuf_1, whole genome shotgun sequence:
gtgaattatttttcaagttgcatataagtcacacacagaaaactatcaaaaataacaagtttttcattaaattagaaaggatcattttgttttcaaagtttttattttattttcctagtaaaacaccatggccccaaggaaggaaattatttttctagcgTGGTAGTGTGTGCGGTATAACAGTCTTACTCCCTGAAATCCCTGCGCAAACGGTTATCCTTTTCTAAACCTCCCACCAAACAAAATTGTCTGTAGGTGGTGCCTGTGATAGAAACTGCTTCTtaccatcttttctttcttcttggtttctcatcATTCCTTTCTTAAGCTTTGAGACCTTAAAAAatattgtctccatttttcttctgtgaattagGATCTTGAACACCAGGCTTGTGTTATTGTTGGGTATTTAGCTACCTGGGCCAGTTTCAAGGCACTTTGTTTCCAATAAGCATAATGACATTTGCCATCCTTCCGTTTTTAAGTGTACTGTTGAGCGGTATCGAATACATTACTagtgctgtgcaaccatcaccaccgtccagctccagaactttctcatcttcctcaACGGTGACTCTGAACCCGTGCGCCACTGCCTCCCACTCCCTGCTCCCCGGCCCCTGGCAGCACCATTCTACCTTCTTCTGTGCGATTTTGCCTCCTGCAGGTACCTCACGTGggtggaatcatgtagtatttgccctttcgtgactggcttatttcacttggcatagcGTCCTCCGGGTTCACGCGTGTGGTAGCAGGTGTCAGGATCTCCTTCCTTCTCAGACTGATGCTCCATTGTGCGAACGTACCACCTTTCATTCCCTACAGCGGTCGACAGACATCTGGGTTGCTTCCGGGTTGTAGCTATCGCAAACAGCGCTGCTGTGAACATAGGTGTACAGCTATCTTTTTAAGACCCTACCtttagttcttttggatatatactcagaagaggAATCGTTGGATTGTGTGATACATCTGTTTTGGATTTTCTGAAGAGCTGTTGTATTGTTTTCCACATTGGctataccatttcacattcccacccgTAGAGCACAAGGgtcccaatttctccatattcttgtgaacaattgttattttctgtttttttggtagTAGTCAATCTGACGGGTGTGAGATGGTCAGTTGGAAGGCTTCTTAAACCTGTCTACTCTGTTGGTGATTGATATTATAATGTTATAGTAACAGATGAtctgaataagaatttttttctctgcagaCTGAAACTAGTGTTTTTAAGAAAGATGTGGATAAACAAGAATTTAACCTAGAAAAGGTATGTACTTTGAGATTGTTATAATTAATTGTTATAATTGAGATTATTTATAATtaactttatttatatacttattaaatttatcataaatttattaaatttatcataAATTAACAGCTTTGTTTATAATAccaaaaaatgaatattttacatatttaatcaGTGGGGAAATGCTTAAACAACATTCTCTGATTGAATATTACACACTCATTTAATGCATGATGATTTTATGACTACACCACCAGTGATACAGTGGTATGTAAGAAAAGCAGGGATATGTATATTCTGTGGCTGtaataaggttttaaaaatgcataagaaAAAGGCCAGGAGGAAGTAATTCAACTGCTAAGAGTGGGTCTCAGGGACCTTTCCTTCTAAAAACGTGGGTCTGTGTTGGAAGCTCTGTGATAAATGGCTTCTAAGTGTGAGCAGGTGTGTTGGGAGAGGTACTTTTCAGTTGAAATTACTGCCCTTGTGAGTAAGGGCTTGTTTTGGAGAGCATCCTAACGTCCTGCAGAACTCTGCGTTGCTCCTAGCTCTGCTGCTCATTTGTGTGGAGGTAATTTTTTGTGTCAGCTGTCCGAATTAAACATGGGAGCACAATGTTGTGAGATACGGTGACATCACGGTGGGAGAGCCCCCACAGAGCCCCCTTGTCCACACCGTAGCAGAACTGCCACTCCTCGGTGCTGTTGCTACACACAGCAGATCTGAAACGCATCATTCCTGGGGCGACGTTTTTCCTGTGGCGTTGTCGGGATGCACCTGCGTCTGATTCTGTTCTGCGTCCACAGGCTCGCCTGGAAGTACACCGGTTTGGGATCACGGGTTacgggaaaggaaaggaaagagtcCTGGAACAGGAACGCGCCATTATGCTGGGAGCTAAGGTGAGGGGCTGCTGCCTCCCATCCCCAGACAGGACGCGGAAAGGGGGACAGCCAAGGGCAAGTCAGGGCAAGGGGCACTGAGACATTTTTGCAGAATAAAAATTGATGGTACACGTTTCTttcatttcagcctcccaaaagcAGTTATGTGAATTACAAGGTTTTGCAGGagcaaatcaaagaaaaaaaggcagcaaaggaagaagaaaagagaatggtAGGTGTAATTGTCTGTTCTTTGTCAAACTAGAGCGGAAAGATGGGTGCGTTTTGCCGGGGCATGCGGGAGGCCGCTGCCTGGAAAGCAGTCAGGACACCAGAGTCGAAGGGTCACGTACATAGTCTCGACTTGTTTGAGTCATCCATATTTCATGTACCAGTCGAGTGATCTGCCATATTTACATGCAAGGTTTGCTTTGAAACAGCAGACTCCTTGTCTTAGTCCTTTTGTGTCGCTGTAGAGGAAGACCTGAGGCTGGGTCACTTATAAGGAAAGGGGCTCATTGGCTCACAGCCCCGCAGGCTGCACAAGAAGCATTGGAGCAGCGTCTGCTCAGCTTCCGGTGAAAGCCCCAAGCTGCTTCCCTCATGGCAGACGGTGGAgggaagcgtgtgtgtgtgtgtgtgtgtgtgtgagtgtgtgtgcgagtgtgtgtgcgtgcatgcatgtggggggcgggggaggtgccaggctgtTTTTCAGTTCGAGACTCTCAAGGGAACTGGGAGGGAACTAACGGTGGGAACTCAATCCTTACCGTGGGGAGCTTCCAGGACCTTCCtgagggatccgcccccatgacccagacacctcccaccaggccccacctccgaCACTGGGGTCACAtgtcaacatgaggtttggagggtcaGATATCCAAACTGTAGCACCCTTGTTCTGGTAACGTAGGCTACTCTGACCTTTCTCCTATacttaattttttgcattttacgTTGTATAGAACACAAGGGCCTATGAACAACCACAGGGTAACAGGTGTTGTACTCCCTACCTTTCACCCAAAACGGAAGATTTGGCTTGCACTCAAAAGGAAATAGCCTTTCACATTCTTGAAGGGGTTTTAGGGTAAAACTTTGAGACTGTGGTATTTAACATGCCCacttgaaaaaatgttaaaagtaaatgGTGTATCAGTGGCTTTTGGTCACAAACCTCCTGCCTGTCTTTGAATCTTCATTATCCATTACTGACATATGTATTATCTTAAATTCTGACATCAGGCCCAGGAAAcagatattttcaagaaaaagaagaggaaagggcAGGAAGACAGGTGAGTGATACCAGCAGGCACTAGGGTTGCGCGGTCTGCATGAGTCTGTTGCTCAGCTCTGAAAATCGTGCCTCGGGTACGCGCGGCGTCCCCCGCCCGTCCCCGCTCCACTGCCTCTCACTGACCCTCCTGAGACCCTGCAAGGGGAAGATAGGACttagtgacttgcccaggatcaaATAACTGCCTCAGAACTGAACTGGGACCCTCCTCCAGTCTCCCATTTTCAGAGACGGACACCCTGGGGACTCCTGGAAAAGCTGCGACTGACATTTCCCACAGGAGACTTCTGTTCCCGCCTGAGAGCGTTTGCGGACAGGACAGCACAGTCTGGCTCGGTGCCGCCCGTTCCGTGGCATACCGCGTAACGTGGAGTGCCACGATTTTGAATAACGGAACGTTGATTTTGTTGCTGTGTGCTTGTTTTCTTAGCTTTCATTCAGGTGCCTTTCTCTCCCGTTAATTACTGTTTCAAAGTTGACGATTGGACTCCCAGTGCGCCGTGCAGGCCGTGAAGCAGTCAGATGCCCTCTGTTGAGGGCCCGCAGTGCGCCGGGCACACGGGTGCCCTTGCTGTGGCTACACAGCCACGGTCACACGGAAGGCGTCTCTGCCCAGAGAGTAGTGAGGGAAGCACCCCAGACGCACAGAGAAGTAAGGTGTTGTCAGGTTTGGCAAGGACTGTGACAAGGTTGAAATAGAGCGTTGCCAAAGAAAGTCATGAGGGCTGAGCTGGGAAGTCACTCTACAGAGGTGACATCTGAGTCGAGAACTgacagaggaggaagggacagCCTGGAAAGACCTGGTGGCACAGCCCTCCACGCAGAGGCGccggtgcaaaggccctgaggcaggagggcggTTGGCACGTTGCAGGGACTGCGCTGTGGGGGCTGGGGCTCCGCATGGCTCGGGGGCTGGAGTGTGCGGGCCAGGCTGCGGCGGCCGGGCAGGCGGCGCTGCTGTCATGGGTGTCTGTAGGTCTAACTGTTCACATCACCTTTCTCCGACTTCACCTCCAGGAAATCCAAAAAGAAGAAGTCAGCTCCCAGTATTTTGTCCAGTGGACGGATCGGACAGGTTGGAAAATTCAAAAATGGGACGTTGCTTCTGAGCCCAGTTgacatcaagaaaataaattcttccaGAGTGGTTAAGTGAAGTACTGTATCAGGTACCAAGAGGAATGAGAACAACTGAGTCAGCTGTGCTGAAACTGGACCCCGGCAAGACTTCTAGATGATTCTtatttcccatttcacagactgctttttcatttgggggaaaaagtcAATCAAATAACATCACTAGTCGCTGAAGTGTCTGTCGGACGGTGCTGAGCACGCTGGGCCACGTGTAGCGTGAATAGGAAGTGAACCGACCGAAAAGCATCCCTCACATTGTCCAGCGAGCGCCGCTTCGGCTTTGTGCTCACCGGTGTTTGGTGCATTTGGTCGTAATACAATTTTTCATAATTGTACTGTTCTGTAAATGCTAGTAATTTACATTAAATTgccttgtaatatttttaatgctttcatGTCGTGATACCACGAAAGAACCAAGAATCTGGtgatttatcatttgttttgtgGAAAAGCAGTTTTGATTTTCAGCCAACCATGTGTATAAAATCTACTTCATAAGAAGttctataaata
Proteins encoded in this window:
- the FSAF1 gene encoding uncharacterized protein C1orf131 homolog; its protein translation is MEKEKGPGRVAPPGSPTLLDALLQNLYDFGETANETEQKRIRKKRENKKTNVGASVAWAAEPAPLPGSLPGGQRKSASSFFKELREELRCAPAGTPTGPPSGLEVPAAAVPPSSLKNNRERIEVVEFHSSNKKRKLKPEREESTKTETSVFKKDVDKQEFNLEKARLEVHRFGITGYGKGKERVLEQERAIMLGAKPPKSSYVNYKVLQEQIKEKKAAKEEEKRMAQETDIFKKKKRKGQEDRKSKKKKSAPSILSSGRIGQVGKFKNGTLLLSPVDIKKINSSRVVK